The Musa acuminata AAA Group cultivar baxijiao chromosome BXJ2-2, Cavendish_Baxijiao_AAA, whole genome shotgun sequence genome contains the following window.
TATGAAGTCCACTTTGTCGGGGAAATCTACTCCTAGGAATTCTGCTCCCTACCGACGGTTGCATACTAATAGAACCCCTCGAAAAGATTCTAAGGCCTATTCCGGCAAGTTCAATTACATCCGAGGCAACAGTGTAGTGCTCTGGCTATTGCTCATAACTTTATGGGCTTATATAGGATTCCATGTGCAATCCAAGTGGGCTCACGGTGACCATCGGAAGGCAGAGCTCACTGGGTATAAGAGCAAGGCAGGTAGTGCTGACAAAATGGAGAGCACGGTGACAGCTGAAAATTTTAACAATTCTTCTGGTGAGAATCTTGTAGTATTGGAAGGAAAGAACTTGACTTCGAAGAAGCTTGGTCATACTCTGGTCAAGAAATTGAAAGAGGTTTCATCAAAGCAAAATACTACTAAGAAGAGCAATAGAAGAATGGTACGTAGACTACGGAAGGTTGGGGGCAAGCTGAAACGTTCAGTGGCGGAAGATAGAACTGGTGCGCTGGAGGAAGGTTTGATACCAAGAAAAAATACTTCATATGGGATGATTGTGGGGCCATTTGGCAAGACTGAGGATAGAATTCTAGGTTGGAGTGCTGATAAAAGGAGGGGCACTTGTGATAGGAAAGGGGAATTTGCCCGCTTTGTTTGGTCACGGTCATTTGTGTTGATATTTCACGAACTGTCCATGACGGGAGCTCCACTCTCGATGATGGAATTGGCGACGGAGCTTTTGAGCTGTGGCGGTACCGTCTCTGCTGTTGTGCTAAGCATGAAAGGTGGGCTAATTACCGAGCTTGACAGAAGAGGGATTAGAGTACTTAAAGACAGGGCGCAGTTCAGCTTTAGGACTGCCATGAAAGCAAATCTTATTATAGCTGGATCAGCTGTCTGTTCATCCTGGATAGGTAAGAAATAGTCAAATTATGCACTAATTTATTAGATTCTGTAAGATAATACATTGAATTCTACTATTGTGCAATTTCTCTAGTTCTTTAcatgtttctttccttttgtaCTAATTGCTGCTGAAACATGAGTATGCGGTAAGTTCATAAATAAATTCTAGTACATCTTACAACTTAAGGGATTTGATGATGTTATTATCAATCCaagtataaaataatttatttcataaaatttttaattgtttTTCTCTAATCCAATAAATATGTTTTGTGTGTGGTTATCAAGTTTCTGATTTTCCTGACAAATCTACACTGCCAAGCTAATCACGAATGCTTGATTTTACTGTTGTAGACCAATATCTGGCACATTTTCCAGCTGGGTCAagtaaaatcatttggtggatcaTGGAGAATCGACGAGGATACTTTGACCGGTCAAAGGATATGCTTAGCAGAGTGAAGATGCTGGCTTTCTTGTCTGAGTCACAATCAAAACAGTGGTTAACTTGGTGTGAAGAAGAACACATTCATCTAACTATGCAACCTATGATAGTTCCTCTTTCTCTAAATGATGAACTGGCCTTTGTCGCTGGCATTCCATGTTCCCTGAATACTCCAGCATTCAGCGTGGAAAGCATGCTAGAGAAGAGGAATACATTAAGAGCTGCTGTTAGGAAAGAAATGGGCTTGGGAGACAACGATATGCTTGTGATGTCCTTGAGCAGTATAAACCCCACAAAAGGTCAGCGATTATTTCTTGAATCAGCTCTTTTGGTGGCTGAACATAATGTTTCCCTGGAAGTGTTTGAGAAAAACAGGTCATTTGCTGAGAATTTTCCAGTAGTTACTCATCAGAACAGGACAATCATAACTGTTGAGCTTAATTCTAGCAGTATCTCACAGTCAATCAAGCAGGATAATGTCCAGCAGGGTAACACTACTAGTGCAGCATCtaagaaaaggaggaggaaacGCACAAAATTAGCAAATATACTTTCCTCGGGTAATCACACTTCTAACAGTCTGACAAGAGGAGATCAACGAAAACTAAGGAATTTGCTGTCTGATAGtaagggccaagaagagcagcacCTTAAAGTTCTGATAGGTTCACTTGGATCCAAGAGCAACAAAGTGCTTTACGTAAAATCGATGCTGAGACTTCTATCTCAACATTCAAACCTATCAAAACTAGTGTTGTGGACACCAGCAACTACACGGGTTCCCTCACTTTATGCTGCAGCAGATGTTTATGTAATAAATGCCCAGGTGATACAGGATTACTTAAGATAACATGTCTGTACACCATGTATAATATTTGTTTGTGATGATAATCATTAACTTCAttgttcatttttctcttcatTTTCACATATATCTCGGTAGAATCTGACTATACTTTTGATAAtacttaaacttttttttttaaattcaaatcTATGACATGGGCATTCTGTTcaaatttttcatttttttctccttttatgtTCTTTGTTATAGTTCTAGGAGGATTTATGTAGATCTTTGTTATCTATATGTCTCTACTCATTAATGTTCATATCCTGGTAATCATTACACAGGTTCCAATTTATGTTCCGTTATAAATAATAATTCTCCTGTGATTTCTGCTTTGTCATCAACGAAGTCTCAAACTATGCCTTAGCATCTTCCTTTCTGATCTCATTTGTGATTCTTAGCTTCTCGAGTATTATGGATGTTCATGGTTACCCTAAGGATCTCATTTGTGGCTAACTTTGACCTAAGAAGCATCCAGTGCCTGATTCATGCACCTGATCCTTTTTTAAAACACCTAAGTAAAGGTGCCATTAGTTCAGAAGTGATAAATCAAAACTAATGTTGTATACTTAATAGTGAACAATCATAAGTCAAGGAATCTTTCTGTATGTTCTAATCTCCTTGAGGATGGCCTTCTCACTAAAGGATCCGTGGGACAACCTTCTGCTATTATCTTCGTTTGAGCCAGATCCGATATCTCTGGACAGATATATTTAAATACTATGTAAAGTTATAACCTCTTTTAAGACCAAATGTGGTATACAAATTAAATTGAAGGAAATCTGTGAAACTGTCCAGCGGTCTTTTGATGAATATGACAATCACTCTTTCTCTTGATTGTGAAGCATAATACCTTGTTTCTCTACTTGTCATGTCTAGAATTTTGATCGCTTCACTATCAGCCCAGAAAGGCAAGATCAACATCCATGAGTTGTTGGATAGCAAAAGAAGGAAATGAATATACTGTTTGATGTAGGTTCCAAGAGTAGTCAAAAGCTGAAAACTTTTAATTTAGCTGCACATGATCCAAAATTTTGTATGTTGCCTATTCTCATCTCTCAAATTAAGTGTAGATGATTTGCTCCTTCCACCACGTTGCTGGATATTGTGTTGAGACAAATAGGAAAGAAATAAATAATTCTTCAATATCATTTCATCGAATGTCAGGTTTGTGCAGACTCAAAAAGATGGGACTTTATAGCTTGTTGTTTTTGTTGTCGTCAATTATTTGATGTACTatttttgttgttttttattatttcatgtaATATCGACTCCATTTTTATATTGTTTGATAACCATTTGACAATTTGGTATATAGGGACTTGGAGAAACATTTGGGAGGGTTACAATTGAAGCTATGGCTTTTGGCCTGCCGGTATTGCCACTCGAAATCTTATTTTGTTTCTTACATTTACACTCTCATTCCAAATTTATTCTCAGTACAGGGTAATGTTTCTGTTGATTGATGACCTTGACATTTACGCTCTCATTCTAAAGTTGAATGCATATGTACTCAGAAGTAAACACCTTTAGATAAACATAAATTACTCAGAACCAACTTTTAGTAAAGAATCTTAAATTTCAAGGATAACTCAAGTTTATATCGATATCTCATGTTAAACTACTACACACCCTTCTTATGATCCCACCATAAAGCAAGAAAATAAGACTTGCCTTTTCACTTCCATTCAAGATTCAAGAACTTAATGCACACAAATCTAAGTAGGATCATGACTTCAATCATGTTGCTTTACCACAATGCTAAATGCTGATAGATATGAGAGTGCAACTTACATTTAACTTCACATTGAGAAGAGTTGGTTACGCTCCATCCATTGGGCATGGAACATAATTTGTGCTAGACAGCATGATCGTTCCCTTTTCTAATTCTAGGAAAAGCCAATATGAAGTCAAAAGAGAAACTTGTCAACAATTCCATATTGTTCCTATAGATGTAGTGCAGCTTGCATACAAAATGCAATACTCGAGGACTGTCTTATATTCTTGGTAAGCAAATTTTTtctctataaatttttttaaaattttttttcttcttgttgccTGCGGAGCAGGTTCTTG
Protein-coding sequences here:
- the LOC135606150 gene encoding uncharacterized protein LOC135606150, with translation MEEINNKADLHGNALRPLAIRTPGSMKSTLSGKSTPRNSAPYRRLHTNRTPRKDSKAYSGKFNYIRGNSVVLWLLLITLWAYIGFHVQSKWAHGDHRKAELTGYKSKAGSADKMESTVTAENFNNSSGENLVVLEGKNLTSKKLGHTLVKKLKEVSSKQNTTKKSNRRMVRRLRKVGGKLKRSVAEDRTGALEEGLIPRKNTSYGMIVGPFGKTEDRILGWSADKRRGTCDRKGEFARFVWSRSFVLIFHELSMTGAPLSMMELATELLSCGGTVSAVVLSMKGGLITELDRRGIRVLKDRAQFSFRTAMKANLIIAGSAVCSSWIDQYLAHFPAGSSKIIWWIMENRRGYFDRSKDMLSRVKMLAFLSESQSKQWLTWCEEEHIHLTMQPMIVPLSLNDELAFVAGIPCSLNTPAFSVESMLEKRNTLRAAVRKEMGLGDNDMLVMSLSSINPTKGQRLFLESALLVAEHNVSLEVFEKNRSFAENFPVVTHQNRTIITVELNSSSISQSIKQDNVQQGNTTSAASKKRRRKRTKLANILSSGNHTSNSLTRGDQRKLRNLLSDSKGQEEQHLKVLIGSLGSKSNKVLYVKSMLRLLSQHSNLSKLVLWTPATTRVPSLYAAADVYVINAQGLGETFGRVTIEAMAFGLPVLGTDAGGTREIVEHKVTGLLHPVGQQGIQVLGQNIQYLLSNPSARNKMGMLGRRQVQEKYLKNHMYNRFAKVLAKCMKIK